One segment of Anomalospiza imberbis isolate Cuckoo-Finch-1a 21T00152 chromosome 2, ASM3175350v1, whole genome shotgun sequence DNA contains the following:
- the RP2 gene encoding protein XRP2: MGCFFSRRRKPAQDGQLPLQQQAGAGQDAGTGEQKAPQYSWDLRAKIDPKDYTFSGLKNETVGRLPGKVAGQQFVIQDCENCKIYIFDHSATITIDDCVNCQIFLGPIKGSVFFRDCKDCKCVVACQQFRTRDCRKLEVFLCCATQPIIESSTGMKFGCFQYYYPELASQFKDAGLSIFNNTWSNIHDFTPVSGENNWGLLPETAVVQDYVPLPSSEELKAVRVSTDATKSIIPITRGRRQKNSDESCLAVFFAGDYTTANARKLIDEMTSKGFQLVQTKEVLMKAEDAHRVFQQSALEFIPLLEKGPVVALEFNGDGAVEQCRSTVNEVFSGTKVFVSESKASASQDVDNFYNFADMQMGM, from the exons atGGGGTGCTTCTTCTCCCGCCGCAGGAAGCCGGCCCAGGACGGCCAGCTGCCGCTGCAGCAGCAAGCGGGAGCCGGGCAGGACGCGGGCACCGGCGAGCAGAAGGCGCCGCAGTACAGCTGGGACCTGCGAGCCAAG ATTGACCCCAAAGATTACACTTTTTCCGGACTGAAGAATGAAACTGTGGGTCGACTGCCTGGAAAAGTAGCAGGGCAACAATTTGTCATTCAGGACTGTGAAAACTGTAAAATCTACATATTTGACCATTCTGCTACAATCACGATTGATGACTGTGTAAATTGCCAAATCTTTTTAGGACCAATAAAAGGCAGTGTGTTTTTCCGTGACTGCAAAGATTGTAAATGTGTGGTTGCCTGCCAACAGTTCCGCACTCGGGACTGCAGAAAGCTGGAGGTGTTCTTGTGCTGTGCCACCCAGCCCATTATCGAGTCCTCCACAGGTATGAAATTTGGATGTTTCCAGTACTATTATCCCGAGCTTGCTTCACAATTTAAAGATGCTGGTCTGAGTATCTTCAATAACACGTGGAGCAACATCCATGACTTTACCCCTGTGTCTGGAGAAAATAACTGGGGCCTTTTGCCTGAAACTGCTGTAGTCCAAGATTATGTTCCTTTGCCCAGCTCTGAGGAGCTGAAAGCTGTCAGGGTTTCTACTGATGCTACAAAGAGCATAATACCCATAACTCGAGGGCGGAGACAGAAGAACAGCGATGAATCGTGTTTGGCCGTGTTTTTTGCTGGTGACTACACAACTGCAAATGCCAGGAAGTTAATTGATGAG ATGACTAGCAAAGGCTTTCAGCTGGTACAGACTAAAGAAGTTTTAATGAAGGCAGAGGATGCTCACAGAGTTTTCCAGCAGAGTGCATTAGAATTCATTCCATTGCTGGAAAAAG GTCCAGTGGTTGCTTTGGAATTCAATGGAGATGGTGCTGTGGAACAATGTCGAAGCACTGTAAATGAAGTTTTTAGTGGGACCAAG GTTTTTGTGTCGGAAAGCAAAGCATCAGCATCTCAAGATGTAGACAATTTCTACAATTTTGCTGACATGCAGATGGGAATGTGA